The region AGACGGCCCTGCGCCAGGGCGGCAGCTTCAACGCGCGCGACGTGAACGGCTACACGCCCCTCCACTGGGCGGCGTTTCGCGGCTATGTCGTCCTGGCGGGTTACTTGCTGGACCGTGGCGCCGCCATCGATCCCAGTGACAACAACGGCTACACGCCGCTGATGCTGGCGGCCTGGAACGGCCACGACACGGTGGTACGCCTTTTGCTGGCCCGTGGTGCCAGTCGTGAACGTCTCAGTCTGGACGGCTTCACGGCGCTCGATTACAGCCAGACGCAGGGGCATCATCACCTGCGCGCGCTGCTCGAGCCGACTCGCAGCCCGTATGGGGTGCCGGTGGCACGGGCCAGCTTGGCCCCTGCGGAGGCCGAGGGAGCTCCCTTCCGCCCGCGCTCGCCGCGTACCCCAGGACCGGTCAAGACACCTTTCCCGAGAGTCGAGCCGGTGCATCACTTCGAACCGGTGGCGGGCTTGCACTTGGCTCGGGTGCAATTTCCGATCGTCGGCGTGCATTACCGCCTGCGCTTGCAGGAATGGTTTTCGCTTCGGCTCGGCACCGAATACGGGCGGTCGGTGTTTTCGCAGACCGGTCCCCTTGATCTGGCCTTCGTACGGATGCAGGCTGCCGTGGTCACCAATGGCCCGCTTTACCTCGGGGTAGGGGCCACGCATCTGACGTTGGGAAGCCTGTCTGCCGGCGGTTACAATCCCAGCATCGTCTACCCCGAGGTGATCACGGGCTTGCGTCTGGGTTGGGGCCCGTTGTCGGCCAGCACCGAGTTGCGCCTGGGGTGGGATGGCCCCAGCACCGTCACGGGCGGCATTGGCGGTCGCTTCTGACCCCGACGCCGTCATTGGGGGGCAGGGTCCACGAGGCCGGCCGGGCTCGCGGGACTGTCGCAGTGAGATGGTCAGGGGCGCAGGGTGGGGCTGGCGCTCGGGCTCGCGGAGGCGACGTTTGAGGGGGCAGGACTTGCCGGGGGGCTGATGCTCAGCGCCGGCGTGGCCGTGGCGGCGCCCGCCGCCGGGGTCGCAGGGGGGGGGACACTCGGGCTGGACGGCGTCGCCCCTGCGCCAGCCGCCGCGCTGGGAAGCGGCGTCGCAGGCGTCGTCGAGGCCGGAAGCGCCAGCTTCGGGATGGCGGTGGGTAACCCCTGGGCCAGGAGCATCGTCCGTGACTGCTCATCCAGACTGCGAAGCGGGCGTCCGATTTCGAGGCGCAGCCGATCGACCAGCGTGCGCAGCTCGGCCTCGTTGCTGTACCAGAGCTTGAACCGGTCTTGCAGGGCCGTTGGATCGGTGAAGTCGAGCGAGGCGACCTGAGGCAGGCGCGCATCGATCATGGCCACCAGGCGCTCGAAGCTGCCGCGGTCGAATTCCCCCACGGGCCCTGAAATCCCTTCGGTCAGGCCGACCGTGGCCAGCGTGCTGGCGGTGTCGACATCCGCCGTGGCGCCATGGACGTTCGTGCGCGCCAGGGTGCGCATCTGCACGTCTCTTCCGTCCGCTGTGCGCGCGACGACCACCACACCGAAGGCTTGTCCCGGTGGGATCCCGGCCAGCTGATAGGCCCCGTTGGGCCCGGTGAGCGCAATCCGTCCTGGCAGCGGCGCACCACTTGCATCGGACAGGAACACCTCCCCCCGGTTGATCGGCACCTCGTATTCCAGGGAGGCGGTCGAGCCGGCCACGGCCAGCCGTGCCGGGATGCGGGCCATGCCCCCCATCAAGACGCCCGGCGCCGGACGATCGGCCGACACGATACACGGCGACACTTCCGATGCGCAGCTGGCCAGCAGCGCCAGGGTCAGGCTGGCCCGGGCCAGGAGCCCCGGCGTGCTTTGCCGTCTCTGCACAAGAGAACACAAACTGGCCAACGCGAACTCCCTCAGAAAAATGGCTTGAACGCGTCGAGCGGGCCCACCGGAGCGGCCCCCACCGCGGCTTCGAGCTGTTCGCGTGAGCCGGGTTGGGCGCTTTCCCGGGCGAGGTCGTCCAGCAGCGTGGCGAGCGCCTGGTCTTCTCCTCGGCGCGCCGTCAACCAGTCGGTCATGGCCCCCGCGTCTCGCATGTCGGGTTTCTGGGTCTGGCTGAGCGCACGCTGAACCCGTGCCACGACCTGCGCAAAGGTGGTTGGCGTGAAGGGGCCCGGCATGCCGGCCCGCCCTTTCATGGTGGCGAGCACCACCAGCGAGGTGGCGGGCGTGATGTCGTGAGCCGTGGGCGCATCGGCACTCGGCCGGGCCAGGGTCGAGAGCACCAGCCCGTTCGCGCCAGGAAAGCGGGCCACCAGCACGTACTGGAAGCCCAAGGGCAGCTGAGCGGCCCAGAATTCGCCCTGGTCGTTGGTGCGGGCCCGCATCATGCCGGG is a window of Candidatus Sericytochromatia bacterium DNA encoding:
- a CDS encoding ankyrin repeat domain-containing protein — its product is MREAWRFLEGGATSRLGRFGLASLLSLTAVPALADEAADQALISAIYAGNMRAMQTALRQGGSFNARDVNGYTPLHWAAFRGYVVLAGYLLDRGAAIDPSDNNGYTPLMLAAWNGHDTVVRLLLARGASRERLSLDGFTALDYSQTQGHHHLRALLEPTRSPYGVPVARASLAPAEAEGAPFRPRSPRTPGPVKTPFPRVEPVHHFEPVAGLHLARVQFPIVGVHYRLRLQEWFSLRLGTEYGRSVFSQTGPLDLAFVRMQAAVVTNGPLYLGVGATHLTLGSLSAGGYNPSIVYPEVITGLRLGWGPLSASTELRLGWDGPSTVTGGIGGRF
- a CDS encoding carboxypeptidase-like regulatory domain-containing protein, whose amino-acid sequence is MFRLQRFAVRFPWLRWSAGVLLALSACTQLPCPQPGPPGVGGMVRGRVLDLEGQAIAAASVAPADVTGAAIPGMMRARTNDQGEFWAAQLPLGFQYVLVARFPGANGLVLSTLARPSADAPTAHDITPATSLVVLATMKGRAGMPGPFTPTTFAQVVARVQRALSQTQKPDMRDAGAMTDWLTARRGEDQALATLLDDLARESAQPGSREQLEAAVGAAPVGPLDAFKPFF